A part of Armatimonadota bacterium genomic DNA contains:
- a CDS encoding YjgP/YjgQ family permease, which yields MRLIDRYVLRLMVMPTLIGVAVFMVIMLSETAIKLGDTVIGLRVPPALIGQYFLFRLPRVFAWSLPVGILVGAAMVTTQMARAGEATAMRAGGASLRRIWISIIVLGMAATVVSFAVEEFLVPGANARGTKVFNTMTRTQPVMESRSDQVFRDEKGRIIYVGHMDVVSNELQNVLVVDQRDDGSPGVITAARRAERQGKEWMLREGIRLRVGTHGGELGPWEPFEAEAISLWSALDEYYSDQRTDYEMSAREIRERVDLLRSSGQDPQRWEVRLQFRYSMPVACLVFAMVAAPLGMRFAHLGSFVGIVISILVVFLYNGVRSWGLAFGLVGDLNPIAAAWAQNIIFGSLGLWLVLRAR from the coding sequence ATGCGTCTGATCGATAGATATGTCCTGCGACTGATGGTCATGCCGACGCTCATCGGCGTCGCAGTCTTCATGGTCATCATGCTGTCCGAGACGGCAATCAAACTCGGCGATACGGTTATCGGCCTTAGGGTTCCCCCCGCTCTCATCGGTCAGTACTTCCTCTTCAGGCTCCCGCGTGTGTTCGCCTGGTCTCTTCCCGTCGGCATTCTCGTTGGCGCCGCCATGGTGACGACGCAGATGGCGAGAGCCGGAGAGGCGACTGCCATGCGGGCCGGCGGAGCGAGCTTGCGGCGCATCTGGATCTCGATCATCGTTCTCGGGATGGCGGCAACCGTGGTTTCGTTCGCAGTCGAAGAGTTCCTGGTACCCGGCGCAAATGCCCGTGGCACCAAGGTCTTCAACACCATGACCCGCACCCAGCCCGTCATGGAATCACGAAGCGACCAGGTTTTCCGCGACGAAAAGGGACGCATCATCTACGTCGGGCACATGGATGTGGTCAGCAACGAGCTTCAGAATGTCCTGGTTGTTGACCAGAGAGACGACGGCAGCCCCGGCGTCATCACTGCGGCCCGACGCGCCGAACGTCAGGGCAAAGAATGGATGCTGCGTGAGGGTATCCGGCTGCGGGTGGGGACTCATGGGGGGGAGCTTGGGCCGTGGGAGCCGTTCGAAGCAGAGGCAATCAGCCTGTGGAGCGCCCTGGACGAGTACTACAGCGACCAGCGAACGGATTACGAGATGAGCGCCCGTGAGATTCGCGAGCGCGTGGACCTGCTGCGTTCATCGGGCCAGGACCCGCAAAGGTGGGAAGTGCGGCTCCAGTTCCGCTACTCCATGCCCGTCGCGTGTCTGGTCTTCGCCATGGTCGCGGCACCCCTGGGCATGCGGTTCGCTCATCTGGGCAGCTTCGTGGGGATCGTTATTTCGATCCTGGTGGTCTTCCTGTATAACGGCGTGCGATCGTGGGGTCTCGCATTCGGCCTCGTGGGCGACCTGAACCCGATCGCGGCCGCCTGGGCGCAGAACATCATCTTTGGGTCATTGGGCCTTTGGCTGGTGCTGAGGGCGCGGTAG
- a CDS encoding carbohydrate kinase family protein: protein MKDHDILCIGDVNVDLILAGVTRLPAFGEEVLAEAMGMHLGGCTANVATFAARLGLRSALRARVGEDDFGTFVLEGLTANGVSTAHIIRDGSLRTGLTVSISGPHDRAFVTYLGTIDSLSGADVGDDLLLKARHIHIGSYFLQSKLRPAVADICLRARELGITSSLDTGFDPSQKWDSRVREAIRAVDYFLPNEVEATAISGIDDPLEAARCLAREGTTVALKLGAAGSFLVGASGEFRSEGFCVEVVDTTCCGDAFNAGFLAAILAGLGGTDALRWGNAVGAIVAGGQGTSAHRLNRLAMEELLSS, encoded by the coding sequence GTGAAAGATCACGACATTCTCTGCATCGGCGACGTCAACGTCGATCTGATTCTGGCCGGGGTCACTCGCCTGCCCGCCTTCGGCGAGGAAGTCCTGGCTGAGGCGATGGGGATGCATCTTGGTGGCTGCACGGCGAACGTTGCCACTTTCGCGGCGCGGCTCGGCCTGCGATCGGCTTTGCGGGCCAGGGTCGGTGAGGACGACTTCGGAACATTCGTGCTCGAGGGTCTAACCGCCAATGGCGTTTCCACCGCGCACATCATCCGTGATGGGTCGCTGCGCACCGGACTGACCGTCTCAATATCCGGTCCCCACGACCGGGCTTTTGTGACCTACCTGGGCACTATCGATTCGCTGTCTGGCGCCGATGTTGGAGATGATCTCCTTCTCAAGGCCCGGCACATTCATATCGGGAGCTACTTCCTGCAGAGCAAGCTGCGGCCCGCTGTCGCCGACATCTGTCTCCGAGCGCGCGAACTGGGCATCACGAGCTCTCTGGATACCGGGTTCGATCCATCTCAGAAATGGGACTCCAGGGTGCGCGAAGCGATCCGCGCAGTCGACTACTTCCTCCCGAACGAGGTGGAGGCCACCGCCATCTCGGGCATCGATGACCCGCTCGAGGCCGCACGCTGCCTTGCCCGAGAGGGAACCACGGTTGCCCTCAAGCTGGGGGCGGCCGGGTCCTTCCTGGTCGGTGCGTCGGGCGAGTTCCGCTCCGAAGGCTTCTGTGTCGAGGTTGTCGATACCACGTGCTGCGGCGATGCTTTCAACGCGGGCTTTCTGGCGGCGATTCTGGCGGGGCTCGGCGGGACCGATGCCCTGCGATGGGGAAACGCTGTGGGGGCAATCGTGGCGGGCGGTCAGGGCACATCGGCCCACAGGCTAAACCGGCTTGCCATGGAAGAGCTCCTGTCCAGTTAG
- a CDS encoding HAD family phosphatase, producing the protein MQPEIRLIGIDLDGTLVVGAHEVSERNIRAIKAATARGVTVAIATGRPHVSAETFVERLGLHGVPIISFNGAVIRVPGDPVPLYQEPVPADLAREVVRYCIDRRYHLHYYLGDTMYVTRVSHWALLYYRRTGLAPVPAGDMRRFDGESPIKLLICVPPDDAMDVLSEASANFGDRVMVTRSMPEYIEFLSRDAGKGNALRWLASHLGIPMSQTMGMGDMLNDLQLVEMAGFGVAMPHAQEPVKAAADYVPDSGPEGVAEAIEKFVLA; encoded by the coding sequence ATGCAGCCTGAAATACGCCTCATAGGGATCGATCTAGATGGGACCCTCGTGGTGGGTGCTCACGAGGTGTCGGAACGCAATATCCGCGCAATCAAGGCGGCAACGGCCCGGGGAGTGACGGTGGCAATCGCCACAGGCCGCCCTCACGTATCTGCGGAGACCTTCGTGGAGCGGCTCGGTCTGCACGGTGTGCCGATCATCTCCTTCAACGGAGCCGTCATCCGTGTTCCGGGGGACCCCGTGCCACTCTACCAGGAGCCGGTTCCGGCTGACCTCGCCCGCGAGGTGGTGCGCTATTGCATTGATCGCCGCTACCACCTGCATTACTATCTCGGCGACACGATGTATGTCACTCGCGTGTCCCACTGGGCGTTGCTCTACTACCGTCGCACCGGACTGGCGCCCGTGCCCGCGGGGGATATGCGACGGTTTGACGGCGAAAGCCCCATCAAACTCCTGATCTGCGTCCCCCCGGACGACGCCATGGATGTGCTCAGCGAAGCAAGCGCGAACTTCGGCGACCGTGTGATGGTCACCCGGTCCATGCCGGAGTACATCGAGTTTCTGAGCCGAGACGCGGGTAAGGGCAATGCTCTGCGCTGGCTTGCTTCGCATCTCGGGATCCCGATGTCGCAGACAATGGGCATGGGGGATATGCTCAACGATCTGCAGCTTGTTGAGATGGCGGGCTTCGGGGTGGCGATGCCACATGCCCAGGAGCCCGTCAAGGCTGCCGCAGATTACGTTCCCGACAGTGGTCCGGAAGGCGTCGCCGAAGCCATTGAGAAGTTCGTGCTCGCCTGA
- a CDS encoding MtaA/CmuA family methyltransferase, producing MTHRQRFMACLAQQPADRTSVGNAVSVATVELMEQTGCWFPEAHLDAEIMAGLAAAGHHILGYDTIAPVFSVQQEAAALGCEVDWGRRDLMPDVVGKLCRTVDDIRIPSDLLSHPACRVVLDALRILRKQYPDVALIGKVFGPWTLAYHLFGVQDFLMMTIDDPAQVGDILRRLQPVAVLFAKAQLEAGADAITLADHATGDLVSGATYREMLWPIHCELAAAIPGPVILHICGNTADRLAAIAHTGFACFHFDSKVPARRAREIVDAEGRTDDGSRRIALMGNINNPDTLLRGTPDDVAREVRECLAQGIEIIGPECAVPLTTPTVNLQAIVSSVEQARSA from the coding sequence ATGACCCATCGCCAGCGATTCATGGCCTGTCTCGCGCAACAGCCCGCGGACCGCACATCTGTCGGAAATGCGGTGTCGGTCGCGACCGTGGAACTCATGGAACAGACCGGGTGCTGGTTCCCGGAGGCCCATCTGGATGCCGAGATCATGGCCGGTCTGGCTGCGGCGGGCCACCACATTCTCGGCTATGACACGATCGCGCCCGTTTTCTCCGTGCAGCAGGAGGCAGCGGCTTTGGGCTGTGAAGTGGACTGGGGCCGCCGGGACCTTATGCCCGACGTCGTCGGCAAACTGTGTCGCACGGTCGACGACATCCGGATACCCTCGGACCTTCTCAGCCATCCTGCCTGCCGGGTCGTCCTCGATGCCCTGCGGATTCTGCGCAAACAGTACCCGGACGTGGCCCTGATCGGCAAGGTTTTCGGCCCCTGGACACTTGCCTACCATCTTTTCGGCGTCCAGGACTTCCTGATGATGACCATCGACGATCCGGCCCAGGTCGGCGACATTCTCCGCCGGCTGCAGCCGGTCGCCGTCTTGTTCGCAAAGGCGCAGCTCGAGGCGGGTGCAGACGCGATCACGCTGGCTGATCACGCCACCGGCGACCTTGTATCCGGAGCGACGTATCGTGAAATGCTTTGGCCAATTCACTGCGAACTGGCCGCTGCCATTCCGGGACCGGTCATACTCCACATCTGCGGCAACACGGCAGACAGGCTGGCAGCGATCGCGCACACGGGCTTCGCCTGTTTTCACTTCGACTCCAAAGTCCCCGCGCGGAGAGCCCGTGAGATCGTGGACGCCGAGGGTCGGACGGACGATGGATCGCGCCGCATCGCGCTCATGGGCAACATCAACAACCCGGACACGTTGCTTCGGGGTACACCGGATGATGTGGCGCGCGAAGTGCGTGAATGCCTTGCGCAAGGCATTGAAATCATCGGCCCCGAATGTGCAGTGCCGCTGACCACACCCACGGTCAACCTGCAGGCAATTGTGTCTTCGGTCGAGCAGGCGCGGAGCGCCTGA
- a CDS encoding polysaccharide biosynthesis tyrosine autokinase, translating into MQSNTPRFDVRDYFRIIQKRKWFIILVGLAAMLIGGLYAISYPKSYRATALILVQQRQAGVVWLTPSDGRGRGGGDEGTIALETQASMIMGNQLAERVAAALKEKRSGERVLTDAQEVQSSLTASTMQPDRIRIEAEAPIERNAIAFAREAADQFVIMNTEFKRAQDRKAREYLEEQLERTQEGLAQISEQIMEFQNRTGVYTDDAGAASAVEAMNRYQAARADALAELAAVEAQLQLAENMLSQAKSGQNKTQTVPNPTMSVLQNQLITAEVTLAELKTRYTDSHPAISEAKARVTALRDQIKTTPPTIEVPYGMMGTESATLAERRDSLLAQRVELQARIRAIENVERQVNAQAAGIPAKQAALNQLRARSDLLRQTHERILEELENRRLSEEAKSGTAMVFDSPTRAVSTSPSVSRGLLFAGVLGLVAGIALALVLEALDDTIHTPEDITRDIDINFLGMVPLLDTGVNELITISAPKSPPAEAYRTLRSNINFSLLEDPASMFLVTSAGSGEGKTVTASNIAVVFAQAGQSVIVVDTDLRRPTLHRLLHGDSSRGLTNILVGEASIEDVLQDTHVEGLKLISSGPLPPNPAEMLDSDPMRRLIQDLKEYADIVIFDSPPAIVLTDAVVLSSKVERTILVAEAGQVTKEAFGEAVRLIRNARGNLLGVVLNKLRLSASDYYYYYYYYDYSHESPRVIAPPGADTEV; encoded by the coding sequence ATGCAAAGCAATACGCCCCGTTTTGACGTACGGGACTACTTCCGCATCATACAGAAGCGGAAGTGGTTCATCATCCTCGTTGGTCTGGCCGCCATGCTCATCGGCGGCCTGTACGCTATCAGCTACCCCAAGAGTTACCGTGCCACTGCCCTGATTCTCGTGCAGCAGCGCCAGGCCGGCGTTGTCTGGCTGACCCCGTCCGATGGCAGGGGACGCGGTGGCGGCGACGAGGGCACTATCGCGCTCGAGACCCAGGCCAGCATGATCATGGGAAACCAGCTGGCGGAGAGAGTCGCGGCCGCGCTCAAGGAAAAGCGCTCCGGCGAGCGGGTTCTCACCGACGCTCAGGAAGTGCAGTCGTCGCTCACGGCCTCCACCATGCAGCCTGACCGCATCCGCATCGAGGCGGAGGCGCCCATCGAGCGCAATGCCATCGCTTTCGCGCGGGAAGCTGCGGACCAGTTCGTCATCATGAACACCGAGTTCAAGCGCGCCCAGGACAGGAAGGCCCGCGAATACCTGGAGGAGCAGCTCGAACGAACCCAGGAAGGCCTCGCGCAGATCTCGGAACAAATCATGGAGTTCCAGAACCGGACCGGCGTCTACACGGACGACGCCGGCGCGGCATCGGCCGTGGAGGCGATGAACCGTTATCAGGCGGCGCGCGCTGATGCATTGGCTGAACTCGCCGCGGTGGAGGCTCAGCTGCAGCTTGCTGAGAACATGTTGTCCCAGGCGAAATCTGGACAGAACAAGACCCAGACAGTCCCGAACCCGACAATGAGTGTGCTGCAGAACCAGCTGATCACCGCGGAGGTGACGCTGGCGGAACTCAAGACGCGCTACACTGATTCCCACCCTGCGATTAGTGAAGCAAAGGCTCGCGTCACGGCTCTTCGGGATCAGATCAAGACCACTCCGCCAACCATTGAGGTCCCATATGGCATGATGGGGACCGAGTCCGCGACGCTGGCGGAGCGTCGCGACAGTCTCCTTGCCCAGCGCGTGGAACTCCAGGCGCGTATCCGGGCCATTGAGAACGTGGAGCGGCAGGTGAACGCGCAGGCAGCGGGGATCCCGGCAAAGCAGGCGGCGCTCAATCAGCTCCGGGCGCGCAGCGATCTATTGCGGCAGACCCACGAGCGAATACTGGAGGAGTTGGAGAACCGGCGCCTGTCGGAAGAGGCCAAAAGTGGGACGGCGATGGTCTTCGACAGCCCGACCCGCGCGGTCAGCACCAGCCCGTCTGTAAGTCGCGGCCTCCTGTTCGCCGGTGTCCTTGGCCTAGTCGCAGGCATCGCTCTTGCCCTGGTGCTGGAGGCCCTGGACGATACAATTCACACCCCCGAGGATATCACGCGCGACATCGACATCAACTTCCTGGGCATGGTTCCCCTGCTGGACACGGGAGTCAACGAGCTGATCACCATCTCGGCACCGAAAAGCCCACCAGCCGAAGCATACCGGACCCTGCGCTCCAACATCAACTTCAGCCTGCTTGAGGACCCGGCGAGCATGTTCCTGGTCACCAGCGCGGGCAGCGGAGAAGGCAAGACCGTCACGGCGTCGAATATTGCGGTAGTGTTCGCCCAGGCGGGCCAGAGTGTGATCGTGGTGGATACCGACCTGCGCCGGCCCACCTTGCACCGACTGCTACACGGGGATTCCTCGCGCGGTCTGACCAACATTCTCGTGGGCGAGGCGAGCATTGAGGACGTGCTTCAGGATACGCATGTTGAGGGCCTGAAGCTCATCTCCAGCGGTCCCCTTCCACCCAACCCCGCGGAGATGCTGGACTCCGATCCAATGCGGCGGTTGATCCAGGACCTCAAGGAGTACGCCGACATTGTCATCTTCGACTCACCGCCTGCGATCGTTCTCACGGACGCGGTGGTGCTGTCTTCCAAGGTGGAGAGGACGATTCTGGTCGCGGAGGCCGGACAGGTCACCAAGGAAGCCTTCGGGGAGGCCGTGCGGCTCATCCGGAATGCTCGCGGCAACTTGCTCGGCGTGGTGTTGAATAAGCTGCGACTGAGCGCCAGCGACTACTACTATTACTACTACTATTACGATTACAGCCACGAGAGTCCGCGGGTGATCGCTCCTCCGGGGGCGGATACCGAGGTGTGA
- a CDS encoding DUF3160 domain-containing protein, which yields MRICIALLLATTVRLAFAIPAQYESNVQPSVDAYQIPADLSGVRHMEKITGLSDAQLAALARKGFVVVPDDAEQMFLLYEEYGEDSELGPIPNFITVDSVLQAYHVLFDFALRTIEQEKLLTLCTELTQFCTGQSLSNLANTDGIIRDAALRNLAYFMVARNLLTGKEPTVGNQPFPPATGMAEQELALIKSAGGRSMSPLFERTVHYDQFIPRGHYTRSPELTKYFMAMMWYGLTALELDQPKDNPDLIRRHCAQALLITRILRSNDWARSLWERIYEPTAYLVGTADDLTWRDYEPIAVDVFGPKLDNLGDPVLLDEFIRRARAVLPAPRIAPAFQQADEQGNLETVLHPPPQGRQFRFMGQRFIPDSYALQQLVYPLVGGDDEGNQRYFPMGLDVMAVLGSTRAEDLLLGQLKQGRFEGYTDQLTKVCNEFAALPETDWWQNTYYGWLHALKPLLAPTGEGYPTFMRSVAWLDKELVTSLGSWAQLRHDTILYGKPSGAEMGGDEPKAVQGYVEPYPLTFGRLGYLARLLRDGLKEHGLLTERIEANCDEFGGMLMFLKECAERHLRNIPLSKDDYWRIQYFGGELERLTVQVAADNPYMRWFEITSEADRNIATIADIHTSFGQCLEVGPGWAYRIYVITPHPAGGLQVAKGGVMSYHEFKWPVSDRLTDEKWLKMLREGTAPPMPEWTGSFIVP from the coding sequence GTGCGAATCTGCATTGCACTGCTGCTGGCAACCACCGTCCGGCTGGCCTTCGCCATCCCTGCCCAGTACGAGTCCAACGTGCAGCCGTCAGTCGATGCCTACCAGATACCGGCAGACCTGTCCGGCGTACGCCACATGGAGAAGATCACCGGTCTCAGCGACGCCCAACTGGCGGCGCTGGCCAGGAAGGGCTTCGTGGTCGTCCCTGACGACGCGGAGCAGATGTTCCTCCTGTACGAGGAATATGGCGAAGACTCCGAACTCGGCCCGATCCCTAACTTCATCACAGTCGACTCCGTGCTTCAGGCCTATCACGTCCTGTTTGACTTCGCCCTGCGGACCATCGAGCAGGAGAAGCTGCTGACCCTCTGCACTGAGCTAACCCAGTTCTGCACGGGGCAGAGCCTGAGCAATCTCGCCAACACGGACGGCATCATACGGGACGCCGCGCTGCGAAATCTCGCCTATTTCATGGTCGCCCGCAACTTGCTCACCGGGAAGGAGCCCACCGTGGGCAACCAGCCCTTCCCGCCGGCAACGGGCATGGCCGAGCAGGAGCTGGCTTTGATCAAGAGCGCCGGCGGACGCTCCATGTCCCCCTTGTTCGAGCGCACGGTTCACTATGACCAGTTTATCCCCCGCGGCCACTACACCCGCAGTCCTGAGCTCACCAAGTACTTCATGGCCATGATGTGGTACGGGCTGACCGCGTTGGAGCTGGATCAGCCGAAGGACAACCCGGACCTGATCCGCCGGCACTGCGCCCAGGCCCTGCTGATAACCCGGATTCTGCGGAGCAACGACTGGGCCCGCAGCCTCTGGGAGCGCATCTATGAGCCGACCGCGTATCTCGTGGGCACTGCCGATGACCTGACCTGGCGCGACTACGAGCCCATCGCCGTGGATGTTTTCGGCCCGAAGCTGGACAACCTCGGCGACCCGGTGCTCCTGGACGAGTTCATCCGCCGCGCCAGAGCGGTACTTCCCGCTCCGCGCATCGCACCGGCCTTCCAGCAGGCCGACGAACAGGGAAACCTGGAAACGGTACTGCACCCGCCGCCACAGGGCCGCCAGTTCCGGTTCATGGGCCAGCGGTTCATTCCGGATTCCTATGCGCTGCAGCAACTGGTATACCCGCTGGTCGGAGGCGACGATGAGGGCAATCAGCGCTATTTCCCGATGGGTCTCGATGTCATGGCAGTGCTCGGGTCCACACGGGCCGAAGACCTGCTCCTGGGCCAGCTCAAACAGGGGCGCTTCGAGGGATACACCGACCAGCTCACCAAAGTCTGCAACGAGTTCGCCGCGCTCCCAGAAACCGACTGGTGGCAGAACACCTACTACGGATGGCTCCACGCGCTCAAACCACTTCTTGCCCCCACCGGCGAGGGCTATCCGACCTTCATGCGCAGCGTCGCCTGGCTGGACAAAGAACTCGTTACCAGCCTGGGAAGCTGGGCGCAGTTGCGGCATGACACCATCCTTTATGGGAAGCCGTCAGGCGCAGAGATGGGTGGGGACGAGCCGAAGGCGGTGCAGGGATACGTCGAGCCGTATCCGCTGACCTTCGGGAGACTGGGCTACCTCGCGCGCCTGCTCCGGGACGGTCTCAAAGAGCACGGCCTGCTCACGGAGCGCATCGAAGCCAACTGCGATGAGTTCGGCGGGATGCTCATGTTCCTGAAGGAGTGCGCCGAAAGGCACTTGCGGAACATCCCCCTCAGCAAGGACGACTACTGGCGTATTCAATACTTCGGAGGGGAGCTCGAGCGGCTCACGGTCCAGGTGGCAGCCGACAACCCGTACATGCGGTGGTTCGAGATCACCAGCGAGGCCGACCGGAACATCGCCACCATCGCCGATATCCACACCAGCTTTGGCCAGTGCCTCGAGGTCGGGCCGGGGTGGGCTTACCGCATCTACGTGATTACCCCGCACCCCGCTGGAGGGCTGCAGGTAGCCAAAGGTGGTGTCATGAGCTACCACGAGTTCAAATGGCCCGTCAGCGACCGTCTCACCGATGAGAAGTGGCTGAAGATGCTGCGCGAGGGAACCGCGCCGCCCATGCCGGAATGGACCGGGAGTTTCATCGTCCCGTAG